In Dermochelys coriacea isolate rDerCor1 chromosome 16, rDerCor1.pri.v4, whole genome shotgun sequence, one genomic interval encodes:
- the LOC119844283 gene encoding alpha-1-acid glycoprotein 2, producing the protein MALTCIAIILGLAHLLTAKPLDCEPLVPETIDNATMTKLLGKWFYVAGASQHPHTLKEMELIKNAYYFIYPSSHQDNFPVTQVMKLKDKCVVDNSSYISVIWDNFTMILHGPNKTAIAQLNKSRSEDTMTLYHIDGTHKELSISARAQNVSTEQLEEFKTQVACLGLKEEETFYSLDKDLCPMEEESDKKHSVELVEPSLA; encoded by the exons ATGGCACTGACCTGCATTGCTATTATTCTTGGTTTAGCACATCTCCTTACTGCTAAACCCCTGGATTGTGAGCCTCTAGTTCCAGAGACCATTGACAATGCTACAATGACCAAG CTGCTGGGCAAATGGTTCTACGTTGCTGGGGCCTCACAGCACCCACACACCCTAAAGGAGATGGAATTGATAAAGAACGCTTATTACTTCATATACCCTAGCAGCCATCAAGACAATTTCCCCGTCACACAAGTCATGAAACT GAAGGACAAGTGTGTGGTGGACAACTCCAGTTACATTTCAGTCATCTGGGACAATTTTACAATGATCCTGCACG GGCCAAACAAAACTGCCATAGCACAACTTAACAAGAGCCGCTCCGAAGACACTATGACACTATACCACATTGATGGGACCCACAAAGAGTTATCGATCTCGG CCCGGGCCCAAAACGTGAGCACAGAGCAGCTGGAAGAATTCAAAACTCAAGTGGCATGCCTTGGATTGAAGGAAGAGGAAACATTCTATTCTCTAGATAAG GATCTGTGTCCCATGGAAGAAGAAAGTGACAAAAAGCACTCAGTTGAACTGGTAGAACCATCACTGGCGTAA